The proteins below come from a single Peromyscus leucopus breed LL Stock chromosome 13, UCI_PerLeu_2.1, whole genome shotgun sequence genomic window:
- the LOC114705310 gene encoding protein-lysine methyltransferase METTL21E isoform X1, which produces MIKTSTVFLFVCLFVFLAEIREVDDDRQVVAEIMARSFIPTLITTISWEGFHFAGHEIRITEAKDCYGAVVWPSALVLCYFLETHAKQYNMVDKNVIEIGAGTGLVSIVASLLGARVTATDLPELLGNLQYNISKNTKMKCKHLPQVKELCWGVALDRNFPRSSNNFDYILAADVVYAHPFLEELLMTFDHLCRETTIILWAMRFRLEKENKFVDRFKELFDLEEISSFPSLNIKLYKAMKKNRRSA; this is translated from the exons atgatTAAAACCAGTaccgtttttttgtttgtttgtttgtttgttttccttgcaGAGATCAGAGAAGTTGATGATGACAGGCAGGTGGTCGCAGAGATCATGGCAAGAAGTTTTATTCCGACTCTGATAACAACTATTTCTTGGGAAGGCTTTCACTTTGCTGGTCATGAAATTCGGATTACTGAAGCCAAAGATTGTTACGGTGCTGTTGTCTGGCCATCg GCCCTTGTTCTATGCTATTTCCTGGAAACACATGCCAAGCAATATAACATGGTTGATAAAAATGTGATTGAAATTGGAGCTGGGACAGGGCTTGTCTCCATTGTGGCAAGTTTACTTG GTGCTCGAGTGACTGCTACAGATTTGCCTGAATTACTTGGAAACCTGCAATATAATATTTCCAAAAACACCAAAATGAAATGCAAGCATTTGCCCCAGGTTAAAGAGCTCTGCTGGGGAGTAGCATTAGACAGGAACTTCCCCAGGTCTTCCAATAACTTCGACTACATCCTGGCAGCAGATGTTGTCTATGCCCATCCTTTCCTGGAGGAGCTTCTCATGACCTTTGACCATCTCTGCAGAGAAACTACCATCATCCTCTGGGCCATGAGATTCAGgctggagaaagaaaataaatttgtagATAGATTTAAGGAACTGTTTGATCTGGAGGAAATTTCTAGTTTCCCTAGCCTGAATATTAAGTTGTACAAAGCTATGAAGAAAAATCGGAGGAGTGCATAG
- the LOC114705310 gene encoding protein-lysine methyltransferase METTL21E isoform X2 encodes MDSGSQKEIREVDDDRQVVAEIMARSFIPTLITTISWEGFHFAGHEIRITEAKDCYGAVVWPSALVLCYFLETHAKQYNMVDKNVIEIGAGTGLVSIVASLLGARVTATDLPELLGNLQYNISKNTKMKCKHLPQVKELCWGVALDRNFPRSSNNFDYILAADVVYAHPFLEELLMTFDHLCRETTIILWAMRFRLEKENKFVDRFKELFDLEEISSFPSLNIKLYKAMKKNRRSA; translated from the exons ATGGATTCAGGATCTCAAAAAG AGATCAGAGAAGTTGATGATGACAGGCAGGTGGTCGCAGAGATCATGGCAAGAAGTTTTATTCCGACTCTGATAACAACTATTTCTTGGGAAGGCTTTCACTTTGCTGGTCATGAAATTCGGATTACTGAAGCCAAAGATTGTTACGGTGCTGTTGTCTGGCCATCg GCCCTTGTTCTATGCTATTTCCTGGAAACACATGCCAAGCAATATAACATGGTTGATAAAAATGTGATTGAAATTGGAGCTGGGACAGGGCTTGTCTCCATTGTGGCAAGTTTACTTG GTGCTCGAGTGACTGCTACAGATTTGCCTGAATTACTTGGAAACCTGCAATATAATATTTCCAAAAACACCAAAATGAAATGCAAGCATTTGCCCCAGGTTAAAGAGCTCTGCTGGGGAGTAGCATTAGACAGGAACTTCCCCAGGTCTTCCAATAACTTCGACTACATCCTGGCAGCAGATGTTGTCTATGCCCATCCTTTCCTGGAGGAGCTTCTCATGACCTTTGACCATCTCTGCAGAGAAACTACCATCATCCTCTGGGCCATGAGATTCAGgctggagaaagaaaataaatttgtagATAGATTTAAGGAACTGTTTGATCTGGAGGAAATTTCTAGTTTCCCTAGCCTGAATATTAAGTTGTACAAAGCTATGAAGAAAAATCGGAGGAGTGCATAG